The DNA region ACGTGCGCGGCCGTGATGTCGCGGCGCCCCGGCACCTCGGGAAAGGCGATCCAGCGCTCATCCCGGAGATCGGCTAGCCTTGCGACCCGGCGCCCCGCGAGCCGGTGGTCGGGCGCGCAGACCACTTGCAACGTCTCGGCTGACAACACCTCGCAGTCGAGCTCGCCTGAGCGGTCGCGATCGTAGCGCAGCCCGATCGTCGCCTCGCCGCGCCGGATCAGGTCGCTGACTTCGCCGCTGGTCGCGGTGCGCAGCGTCAGGTCGACATCCGGATGCTGCCGGGCAAAGCGCTTGATGACCTTCGAGAGCCGCCCGCCGGCCAGCGTGCCGGTCACGGCAAGCGCGACCGGACCGGAATTGTCGCGCAGCAGCGCGCGCACCGCATGCTCGGCGTCCTGCGCCGCCGCCACCGCGCGCTCGGCATAGGGCACCATCACCCGCCCGGCATCGCTGAGCCGGGCCCTGCCCGCGATCCGCTCGAACAAGGGCACGCCGAGCTCCTCCTCGAGCAATGCGATACGCCGCGAGATCGCCGGCTGCGAGCGATGCAGAACCTTTGCCGCATTGGAGATCCCGCCGCGCCGATGCACGACCAGGAAGGTGTTGAGCGCGTCGCTGTCCATTCTCGCTCCATGCAAAAAGCTGATGATATCTAGCAAAATAACAAATTTGGCTGATGGGCGAAACCGCCCTAGCCTTGCGGCCGATCGATGCCCAAGCAGACAGGAGCCGACATGCGCACCCAGGCGGACAAGGCGGCACGCTTTCGCGAACTGCACCAGCGGCCAAACGCCTTCATCATTCCAAACCCGTGGGACGCCGGCACGGCAAAACTGCTCGCGGCGATGGGCTTCGAGGCGCTGGCCACCACGAGCCTCGGGCTCGCCAACACCCTGGGACAGGCGACCGTCTCGCTCGATGCCGTCATCGAGAATTGCCGGGTGATCACCGGTGCCACCGACCTGCCGGTCAATGCCGACCTCGAGAATTGCGGCGCCGACGATCCCAAGACCGCGGCGCAGGCGATCACCCGCGCGGCCGAGGCAGGTTGCGTCGGCGGCTCGATCGAGGACTCCACCGGCGATCGCGAGCATCCGATCTACGAATTCTCGCTCGCGGTGGAGCGGGTGCAGGCCGCGGTCGAGGCCGCGCGCGCCCTGCCATTTCCGTTCACCCTGACGGCGCGGGCCGAAAACTTTCTCTGGGGACGCAAAGACCTCGACGACACCATCAAGCGGCTGCAAGCCTTCGAGGCCGCAGGCGCCGACGTGCTCTATTCGCCTGGTCTTTATGACCTCGCCACCATCAAGACCGTGACATCGGCCGTGCAGCGGCCGTTCAACCACGTGATGGGCTTTGCCGACCCGACCTTGACGGTCGACCAATTGTCGGCCGCCGGCGTCAAGCGCATCAGCGTCGGCGGCGCCATGCAGCGCCACGCGCTGGCCGCGTTCTTGCGCAGCGCCCGCGAGATGAAGGAGAACGGCGCATTCACCTTCGTCCGCGACATGGCGGTGGTGAAGGACGTCAGAGAGGCGTTTGCGGAGGCGCGAAGCGAACAATGAATGGCGAGTAGCGAATCGAGGAAGACTCTGTTCGCCATTCGCGACCCACTATTCGCGCCCTAACCTTCCTTGAAGCCGTATTCCGGCACGTTGCCGCTGGCGCCGTAATACTTGTACGGCAGGAATTTGCCTGACATCGTGATCTTGACGCGGTCGCCCTTCGGGTTCGGCAGCCGCTCCATCACCATGTCGAAGTCGATCGCCGACATGATGCCGTCGCCATACTCTTCCTCGATCAGCGCCTTCCAGGCCGGGCCGTTGACCATCACCAGCTCGTAGAAGCGATAGATCAAGGGATCGGTCGGCGGCATCGGCATGCCGCGCATCGGCGTCTCGTTCAGCATCGCGGTCTCGGCCTTCGACAGGCCGAACAATTCAGCCGCGTTGGCGGCCTGCGGTTTTGTCAATTTCATCTGGCCGAGAATGGCGCCTGTTATCAGCACCTCGGAATAGCCGCCGATCTTTTCGCAGATGTATTTCCAGGTCCAGCCCTTCTCGCGCTTGATGTCGAGCAGCTTCTCGGTGAGGTCTTCGCGTTTCATGTCCGTCTCCCTCGTTCGTCATGCCCGGGCTTGTCCCGGGCATCCACGTCTTGGTTGGCTCAGATAGACGTGGATGGCCGGGACAGGCCCGGCCATGACGTCTGTGGGTGTGGCTCGGCTCCGGATGCTAGCACCAGATCCGGCAGCCCCGGCCGTACCGTCGGCACGTCGCGCGGATCGTGATCGGTCACGTCAATCGCAAAGCTCTTGCTGCGGCTGACCAGGAAGTCGACGATATGGTTGCGCAGCGCATAGTAGTAGGGGTGGCGATGCAAATCGATGCGGCCACGTTCCTTCGGCAGCGGATTTTCGACGATCTCGGCCAGCACGGCGCCGGGTCCGTTGGTCATCAGGAAGATCTTGTCGGCGAGGAAGATCGCCTCGTCGACGTCATGGGTGATCATGAAGGTGGTCTGCCCGGTCTCGACGCAAATCCGCCGCACCTCGTCCTGCAATGTACCCCGGGTCAGCGCGTCGAGCGCCGAGAATGGTTCGTCCATCAGCATGATCTTCGGCGTGATCGACAGCGCGCGTGCGATGCCGACCCGTTGCTTCATGCCGCCCGACAGTTCCGAGGGATGCTTGTGCTCGGCGCCGGTGAGGCCAACGAGATCGATGAACTTCTGCGCATGCGCCCTCACCCGCGCGCGATCCCATCTGCGCCATTTCGAGCTGACGGCGTAGGCGACGTTGCCCAGCACCGTGCGCCACGGCAGCAGCGCATGGCTCTGGAAGATCACGGCGCGGTCGAGGCTGGTGCCTTCGATGCCCTGCCCGTCGACGATGACGGTGCCCTCGCTCGGCTCGTCGAGGCCGGCCAGGATGTTCAGCACGGTGGTCTTGCCGCAGCCGGAATGCCCGATCACGCAGCCAAACTCGCCGCGCGCCATCGACAGCCACAGATTTTCGAAGATCGTCGTGCTGCCACCAGACGCCGCCGGATAGCGCCGCGCGATGCCTTCGATTGAGATGAACTTGTCGGTCATCGTCACTCCGGAAACGTCACCATGCGCGTGAAGCGCGCCAGCACCTGGTCAAGCAGCATACCGACGACACCGATCAGGAGAATCGCGATGATCACATTGGTGATCGAGAGATTGTTCCATTCGTTCCAAACGAAGTAGCCGATGCCGGTACCGCCGACCAGCATCTCGGCGGCGACGATGACGAGCCAGGCGATGCCGATCGAGATCCGCATGCCCGTCAGGATCGTCGGCGCCGCGGCCGGCAGGATCACCGTGAAGGCGCGCCTGACGGTGCCGACCTCGAGCGTGCGTGCCACGTTGATCCATTCCTTGCGCACGCTGGCCACCCCGAACGCGGTGTTGAGCAGCATCGGCCACACCGAGCAGATGACGATGACGAAGATCGCCGAGATCGAGGAATCCTTGATGGTGTAGAGCGCAAGCGGCATCCAGGCCAGCGGCGAGATCGGCTTCAATATTTGGATGAACGGGTCGATCGCCTTGCTGATCAGGGGCGACATCCCGATCATGAAACCGAGCGGGATCGCGACGATGACGGCGATCAGATAGCCGAGCCCGACGCGGCCGATCGAATAGCCGAGCTGGATGCCAAGCCCCTTGTCGTTCGGCCCGTTGTCATAGAACGGCCGCTTCAGATGCTCCCAGAGTTTGGCGCCGACATCGAGCGGACCTGGCATCGCCGACTTGCCCTGGGTCGCCGTCAACCCCATCAGCTTGGCGTATTCGGGAGACATGTTGGCGGCAGCGCCCGTGCTGCGGGTCGCAAGATGCCAGGCGCCGAGGAAGGCGGCGAGCAGCACGAGCGAGACGATCGCGGCGCGGAGACGGAGGGTCATCGCAACAGCTCCCTCAACCCGTCGTCCCGGCGAAAGCCGGGACCCATACGCCGCGGCTTCGCAATCGGGCACGCGGGGAGACGCCGTGCCTGATCGCCGACAGCCGTGGTTATGGGTCCCGGCCTTCGCCGGGACGACGGACAGCGTTTTCTCACGTCAGCTTCCTGATCTTGAAGCTCGCCAGATAATCATCCGGCTTGGCCGGATCGAACGTCTTGCCCATCACCGCAAAGGATTTGTAGCTCGCCTCCGGCGGCGTCAGCCCCATCTCGGCCATCACCTTCGCCGTGTCGGTGGCGAGGTAGACTTGCTCGGCGACCGCCTTGTAATCGACATCGCCCTTGATCTGGCCCCAGCGCTTCATCTGCGTCAGCATCCACACCGCGAACGACTGCCAGGGGAACGGATCGAAATCGACGCGTTTTGCATCCGTCTTCACGCCGCCGAGGCCGTCAGCATAGGTGCCGGTCAAGACCTGCTCCAACACCGTCACCGGCGCGTTGATGTAATTGGCCGGCGCGATCGCTTCCGCGATCTGCCTGCGGTTCTCGGCCTTGGCGGCGTAGCCGGTCGCATCGACGATCGCGCGGGTCAGCGCGGCGAATGAGTTCGGCGCCGTCGTGATGAACTCGCGGCTCGCCGCAAAACTGCAGCAGGGATGGCCGTCCCAGATCCCCTTGGACAGGATGTGCAGGAAGCCTGCGCCGTCATAGATCGCGCGCTGGCAGATGTTGTCGGGCGCGAGGAAGCCGTCGATGTTGTCGGCGCGCAGATTGGCGACCATCTCCGGCGGCGGCACCGAGCGGAGCTGCACGTCGGTATCGGGATCGAGGCCATGCTCGGCCAGATAATAGCGCAACAGATAATTGTGCATGGAGTAGTCGAACGGAATGGCGAACTTCATGCCCTTCCAGTCTTTCGGATCGCGCCGATCCTTGTGCTTCATCGCGAGCGTGATGCCCTGGCCGTTGATGTTCTCGATCGCGGGCACCGTGAAGGGGATCGCATTGGCGCCAAGCCCGAGCGAGATCGCGATCGGCATCGGCGCCAGCATGTGGGCGGCATCGTATTCCTTGTTGATGGTCTTGTCGCGGATCACGGCCCAACCGGCGGTCTTCACGACGTCGACGTTGAGCCCCTGCTTGGCATAGAATCCGAGCGGCGCCGCCATGATGATCGGCGTCGCGCAGGTGATCGGGATGAAGCCGACCTTGAGATCCTTCTTCTCCGGCGCTCCCGCCTCGGCGAATGCTTCGGTCGCCGTCTTCAGCGGGAAGAATTGCGACAGCGCCGCCAGCGCCGTCGCGGCTCCCACCGACTTCAGAAAGGCACGGCGCGCGACGTCCTGGGGAAACACCGCACGCATCACGGCCGAGGCAACGATGCCTTCGTAGCGCGCCTCGTCGCTGACATCAGTCACCGCCTCGCAGCGCGGCGCGCGCTCGGCATGATCGTGCTCGGCTTTGGAGCAATGCCGGCCGCAGGCGCAGGCCGCAAGTTCACGGTCGGCATCGAAGGCATCGTCGAAGGTGGACATTCACTGCGCCCCATTGTCGCACCGAAGCGTGCAGAGCTCCGCGATCCGGTCAATCATTCACCGTCCAGCCGCGTTTTGCGCCGCTGGACGATGATAAACATGCACGTTCTATGCCGCCTTGCTTGTTGCGGGAGCTGACGTCGGCAAGCCTTCATCGATCGGCAGCGCCGGGTCGCGCGACCATTCGTTCCAGGAGCCGAAATACATCCGCACGTCTTTCACGCCGGCGTTCTTCAGCGCCAGGAAGGTGTTCGAGGCACGCGCGCCCTTGAAGCAGTAGAGATAGACCGGCGTGGTCTGCGAGATGCCGACGGTGGCGCATTCGGCGAGGATCTCGTCCTTCGACTTGAAGCGCTGGCCTTCGCCGGTCGGCTTCATCATGCGGTACCATTCGAGCCAGACCGCGCCGGGGATGCGGCCCTTGCGCGGGCAGAAATCCTTGCCGTAGGGCGAGGAGCTTTCGCCGATCCACTCGTCGACGTCGCGCACGTCGAGGATCGCGACACCGGGCTTGTCGAGCGCCGCGAGCATCGCCTTGGCGTCGATCATGATCTCCCCGGCCTCCGGCACGATCGCAAACGACGCTTTCGCCGGCGCCGGCACGTCGGTCGTGACCGGCAGGTCGGCCGCCTTCCACGCGTCGTAGCCGCCATGCAGCACCTTGACCTTGGGATAGCCGAGCATCGTCAGCAGATAGTAGCCGCGGCAGGACTGGCCGAAGCCCGAGTTCATCGACTGCTCGTAAATCAAGGCAGTCTCGGTACCGGAGAGGCCAGCGCCGCCGAACGCGTCGGCAAATTTGCTCTTGAGTTCGTGCATGCCCTCCGGCGTCGAGGTCGCCAGATAGGTGAAGACGTCATGCACATTGACCGCGCCGGGCAGATGTCCCGCCGCATAGGCATCCGGATTTCGGGTGTCGATGATGACACACGGTTCTTTGGTGACGAGCTCGGCCAGTTCGCCGGCAGTGATCAGAACGTCCGTCATGGCAGCCTCTCCTGTTGTGGTTGCAGTCTTGGTGGTCCCGAACTCTCCTCACCCGTCCGCCAGCATCTTGCGCAGCTGCTTAGTGGCAGGCGTGACGATGGCGACGAAATAGGCTTCGCGCAGCCGGCGCTGGGCGCGGTGGCTCATCAGATAGCCGCGCGCACCGCAATGGAGCATCGCCGCATGCGCGACCGCGACGCTGGCATCGCCGATCCGCAAGCGCAGCGCGACGACGCGGCGCCAGTAGCTGTCGTCGGCATTGTAGGGATCGCGCGCCAGCGTCATCGCTTCCTTCTCGAACTCGGCATACAGCTCGCGGAACTGGGTCGGCTGCTGCGGCAGATAGCGGTTGACATGACCGAGCGGCGCGTGGACCTCGTCCATGATGTTGATGCAGTCCTTCATCAGGCCGAGGCCCATGCCGACCTGCAGCAGGATGAAGCCGGCGCGGATTTTCTTGACGAACGGCGCCGCCGGTTCGGCCAGGATCAGTTCGTCAGGCACGAACACGTCGCGGAACTGGATGCCGTAGGTGCCGGTGCCGTCCATCGCCAAAAACGGCTTGCACGGCGTCAGCTTGATGGCGGGATCGGCGCAGTCGGCGAGGAACATCACGGTTTCCCCCGGCTCGCCTCTGGCGATGCCGGGCGCGTCCTCGCGCTCGAAGATGGTGCCGAAGTAATGGTCCGGGCCGAGATTGGAGACCCAGGGCAGCGCACCGCGCACGATGTAGCCGCCGTCGACCTTGCGGCCCTTCAGCTTCAGCCGCTCGATGCCGAAGAAGCTCTTCATCGGATTGGAGAGCCCGGTGCCGCCGAGCTTGCGCCCACTGGAAAAGCAGTCGCCGAACCGTGCGGCAAGCTTCATGTTGGTGGAGTTGGCCGCGTACCAGACCAGCGTGTTCTGGCACCAGGCCATGAAGGCGGTGGCGCCGCAGACCTCGCCGATCGCCGCCATCGCCTGGATCGCGCAGCGCAGGTCGGCCGGCCCTTCCTGCGGGACGTGGCTGCTCCACGCCCCGACCTCGCCGATCCGGCGCAGGAAGTCGGCGGGATAGACCGAGCCGGCATCGATTGCTGACGCAAGCGGTGCCAGCTCTTGGCGGGCGAGGCGCGCCACCTCGTCCGCAATGGTCGGTGCGGGAGCCTGAGATTCGACCCGCGATAAAGCCAATGAACCCATCGATCGTCTCCGCACCTTGCCTGATTGCCTGCCGGCGCCTAAGCGCTGACCTCGAGGTTGACGGGACGCGTGAAGGTGTTGGCGACCGGCGACCACTTCTTCACGTGCGCCACCAGCGCGTCGATCTCGTCCTGCGGGACGCCCTCGCACGCCATATCGACCTTGACGCGGACGTCGGTGAAGCCGACCGGCTTCTCGCTGACGTCGCCGGTGCCCCACACCGCGGTGATGTTGAGATCGCCCTCGAGCTCCAGCTCGAGCTTGTTGACGGTCCAGCCGCGGTGCACGGCGTTGGCGTGCAGGCCGACCGCAAGGCAGGAGCCGAGCGCGGCGAGCGAGGCCTCGGAGGGATTGGGTGCAGTGTCGTCGCCGAGCAGACCCGGTGGCTCGTCGACGATATAGGGCGCGAGGTTGCGGATGTAGTTGGCGTGGCGGAACTTGCCCTCGGCCACCGTCTTGCACTTCAAGGTCTTGATCACCTTCGGATTGGCCTTGCCGTTGGCAATCAGCTGTTCGAGGCCGCCTTTGTCGATCGGCGCGAGGCAGCCGGTCAGAGCGGTTTTCTGGGCGACAGCAGTCATCAGTTTTCTCCCTGGGAGCGGTGGATTGGTCAGGATACCGAACGGTCTGTTTCCTGCATAAGCCGTGCCAGTCCCGCCCAAAATCAAAAGGCGAAATCCGGCAGGCGCTTAGCGCCTTTGCCCGCGGATTGATCAGGCCTCTCCCTGCTCAATCGCCAAGCAAATGCCGCCGCCGTGCGATTATTTTCAGCGCATGTGGGGATGCTTGAAGATGCAACTTGATGATTTTGCCGCGGTCCGATTTACTGCCGTTCATGGCCAAATCGCTTGCGAAGAAAAAACCTGCCGCTGCGTTCGCCGCCGGCGACGACGAATCCGCGCGCGGGCGCCTGCTCAGCGCAGCGACGCATCTGTTCTGCAAGAACGGCATCAATGCCACCGGCATCGATGCGATCATCGACGAAGCCGGAACCGCCAAGACCACGCTCTACAAGCTGTTCGGCTCCAAGACCAACCTCGTCCATGCCGTGCTGGAGAGCGAAGGCAAGCAGTGGCGCGACTGGTTCATCGGCGCAATCGAGGCCGGCGGCGGCGACGCGCAGACCAAGCTGGTGCGGATTTTTCCGGCGCTGAAGATCTGGTTCGCCGAAGAGCGCTTCTACGGCTGCCCCTTCATCAACGCGGTCGCCGAGCACGACAAGGATGCAAAACAGTTCCGCAATATCGCGCTGAAGCACAAGAAGGTGGTGCTGGCGCATATCGAGAAGCTGGCCGGTGAAATGGGCGCCGCGGAGCCGGCCGTACTCGCGCATCAACTGGCGCTCTTGATCGACGGCGCGATCGTCGCCGCGATGGTGTCGTGCGACCCGGGGGTGGCCGATACTGCGGGGCTAGCGGCCGGCAGTCTGTTTGCGCCGGCGAAGGTAAAGAAGGCCAAGCGCGCCGGGAGCCAAGCAGAGCAACTCGTCGCGGTTTAGTTATTCCGTCATTGCGAGCGGAGCGAAGCAATCCATCGCGCGGCGTACGCGGAGGCATGGATTGCTTCGTCGCTGTCGCTCCTCGCAATGACGGAACTTCAGAATGAATCCGCTCAGAGATCGAAATTCGTCGGCATCATCACCACGTCGCGGATTGTCATGCCGCGCGGCCGCGTCAGCATGAACATCACGACCTCGGCGACCTCGCTGGCCTCGAGCAGGCTCCCTGATTCTTTCGCCTCCTGAAGCTTCTCCGCCGGCCAGTCCGCCAACAGCGAGGTGATCACCGGCCCCGGCGATATGGAGCCGACGCGGATGCCGTGCTTGAACACCTGGCGCCGCACGGTCTGGACGAAGCAGTTGATCGCCCATTTCGACGAGGCATAGACCGGCTCCCACGGCGTCGGGAAGTGCGCGGCCAGCGAGCTGGTCACGATGACGTCGCCGGCGCGCCGCGCGATCATATGCGGCAGCACGTCATGCACGTTCTTCATCACGACGTTGACGTTGAGATTCAGCATCCGGTCGATCGCCGCAGTATCGGCATCGATCAGGTCGCCGCCGACATAGCTGCCGGCATTGGCATGGAGAATGTCGAGCTGGCCGGCCCGCTCCAGGATTTTCGGCAGCAACGTCGCGCAGTCCTTGGGGTCGAGCAAGTCGATCACCAGCGGGATCACGGCATCGCCGTGCTTGTCGCGCAGCGCCTGCAGCGCGGCCGCGTCGCGGTCGACCATCACCACGCGCGCGCCGGCTTTCAGCATCGCCTCGCTGCTCGCCAGCCCAATGCCCGACGCCGACCCGGTCACCGCGGCGACCTTGCCTTCCAGTTCTCTTGCCATCGCTCTCACACCCGCTGAAGCCGCAACGTCTTTCATTATAGCGATTCCAGCCGACGATGTCGGGGACATGCCAATCTCTGTCGAGGACGGCCACAAAAGCGTCTGTTCCGTGGCGAACGCCCGCCGCATGCCCTAGCTTGCGCTTCACTGATCCAACGCGGTCGCTGCGGCGGCTCCAACAATCCCAGGGAGACCACCGATGGGCGTTCTGCAAGATCCAGCGCTCGAGGCCCGCCTCGCAGGCTTACATCAGTCGAGCGACGGCCAGATCGCGGCGATGCGGGCCTATTACGAAGCCCGCGGCGCGCGTGCCGACCGCGAGAACGAGGCCGACCGCAAGCAATTCCTAAGCGACAAGCTGGTGGCTCTCGATCGCGACAAGGCCGAGTTCTGCTACCAGCTCTGCCGCGCGAGCAACGCCTGCCACATCGTCGAGATCGGCACCTCCTACGGGGTTTCGACGCTCTACCTTGCCGCCGCG from Bradyrhizobium genosp. L includes:
- a CDS encoding LysR family transcriptional regulator; amino-acid sequence: MDSDALNTFLVVHRRGGISNAAKVLHRSQPAISRRIALLEEELGVPLFERIAGRARLSDAGRVMVPYAERAVAAAQDAEHAVRALLRDNSGPVALAVTGTLAGGRLSKVIKRFARQHPDVDLTLRTATSGEVSDLIRRGEATIGLRYDRDRSGELDCEVLSAETLQVVCAPDHRLAGRRVARLADLRDERWIAFPEVPGRRDITAAHVFALFLTHGLGEIDWTAVDSLTAQKRLVEAGLGIALLAQSHAAEEMRAATIATIRVGNLAASHEIVAVTRRGGFLSAASRRLLEILRADFGKTRPTSTSRRNGVRRA
- a CDS encoding isocitrate lyase/PEP mutase family protein, with amino-acid sequence MRTQADKAARFRELHQRPNAFIIPNPWDAGTAKLLAAMGFEALATTSLGLANTLGQATVSLDAVIENCRVITGATDLPVNADLENCGADDPKTAAQAITRAAEAGCVGGSIEDSTGDREHPIYEFSLAVERVQAAVEAARALPFPFTLTARAENFLWGRKDLDDTIKRLQAFEAAGADVLYSPGLYDLATIKTVTSAVQRPFNHVMGFADPTLTVDQLSAAGVKRISVGGAMQRHALAAFLRSAREMKENGAFTFVRDMAVVKDVREAFAEARSEQ
- the cynS gene encoding cyanase, whose translation is MKREDLTEKLLDIKREKGWTWKYICEKIGGYSEVLITGAILGQMKLTKPQAANAAELFGLSKAETAMLNETPMRGMPMPPTDPLIYRFYELVMVNGPAWKALIEEEYGDGIMSAIDFDMVMERLPNPKGDRVKITMSGKFLPYKYYGASGNVPEYGFKEG
- a CDS encoding ABC transporter ATP-binding protein, whose amino-acid sequence is MTDKFISIEGIARRYPAASGGSTTIFENLWLSMARGEFGCVIGHSGCGKTTVLNILAGLDEPSEGTVIVDGQGIEGTSLDRAVIFQSHALLPWRTVLGNVAYAVSSKWRRWDRARVRAHAQKFIDLVGLTGAEHKHPSELSGGMKQRVGIARALSITPKIMLMDEPFSALDALTRGTLQDEVRRICVETGQTTFMITHDVDEAIFLADKIFLMTNGPGAVLAEIVENPLPKERGRIDLHRHPYYYALRNHIVDFLVSRSKSFAIDVTDHDPRDVPTVRPGLPDLVLASGAEPHPQTSWPGLSRPSTSI
- the ntrB gene encoding nitrate ABC transporter permease, producing MTLRLRAAIVSLVLLAAFLGAWHLATRSTGAAANMSPEYAKLMGLTATQGKSAMPGPLDVGAKLWEHLKRPFYDNGPNDKGLGIQLGYSIGRVGLGYLIAVIVAIPLGFMIGMSPLISKAIDPFIQILKPISPLAWMPLALYTIKDSSISAIFVIVICSVWPMLLNTAFGVASVRKEWINVARTLEVGTVRRAFTVILPAAAPTILTGMRISIGIAWLVIVAAEMLVGGTGIGYFVWNEWNNLSITNVIIAILLIGVVGMLLDQVLARFTRMVTFPE
- a CDS encoding CmpA/NrtA family ABC transporter substrate-binding protein; this translates as MSTFDDAFDADRELAACACGRHCSKAEHDHAERAPRCEAVTDVSDEARYEGIVASAVMRAVFPQDVARRAFLKSVGAATALAALSQFFPLKTATEAFAEAGAPEKKDLKVGFIPITCATPIIMAAPLGFYAKQGLNVDVVKTAGWAVIRDKTINKEYDAAHMLAPMPIAISLGLGANAIPFTVPAIENINGQGITLAMKHKDRRDPKDWKGMKFAIPFDYSMHNYLLRYYLAEHGLDPDTDVQLRSVPPPEMVANLRADNIDGFLAPDNICQRAIYDGAGFLHILSKGIWDGHPCCSFAASREFITTAPNSFAALTRAIVDATGYAAKAENRRQIAEAIAPANYINAPVTVLEQVLTGTYADGLGGVKTDAKRVDFDPFPWQSFAVWMLTQMKRWGQIKGDVDYKAVAEQVYLATDTAKVMAEMGLTPPEASYKSFAVMGKTFDPAKPDDYLASFKIRKLT
- a CDS encoding sulfurtransferase, with the translated sequence MTDVLITAGELAELVTKEPCVIIDTRNPDAYAAGHLPGAVNVHDVFTYLATSTPEGMHELKSKFADAFGGAGLSGTETALIYEQSMNSGFGQSCRGYYLLTMLGYPKVKVLHGGYDAWKAADLPVTTDVPAPAKASFAIVPEAGEIMIDAKAMLAALDKPGVAILDVRDVDEWIGESSSPYGKDFCPRKGRIPGAVWLEWYRMMKPTGEGQRFKSKDEILAECATVGISQTTPVYLYCFKGARASNTFLALKNAGVKDVRMYFGSWNEWSRDPALPIDEGLPTSAPATSKAA
- a CDS encoding acyl-CoA dehydrogenase family protein is translated as MGSLALSRVESQAPAPTIADEVARLARQELAPLASAIDAGSVYPADFLRRIGEVGAWSSHVPQEGPADLRCAIQAMAAIGEVCGATAFMAWCQNTLVWYAANSTNMKLAARFGDCFSSGRKLGGTGLSNPMKSFFGIERLKLKGRKVDGGYIVRGALPWVSNLGPDHYFGTIFEREDAPGIARGEPGETVMFLADCADPAIKLTPCKPFLAMDGTGTYGIQFRDVFVPDELILAEPAAPFVKKIRAGFILLQVGMGLGLMKDCINIMDEVHAPLGHVNRYLPQQPTQFRELYAEFEKEAMTLARDPYNADDSYWRRVVALRLRIGDASVAVAHAAMLHCGARGYLMSHRAQRRLREAYFVAIVTPATKQLRKMLADG
- a CDS encoding OsmC family protein yields the protein MTAVAQKTALTGCLAPIDKGGLEQLIANGKANPKVIKTLKCKTVAEGKFRHANYIRNLAPYIVDEPPGLLGDDTAPNPSEASLAALGSCLAVGLHANAVHRGWTVNKLELELEGDLNITAVWGTGDVSEKPVGFTDVRVKVDMACEGVPQDEIDALVAHVKKWSPVANTFTRPVNLEVSA
- a CDS encoding TetR/AcrR family transcriptional regulator, producing MAKSLAKKKPAAAFAAGDDESARGRLLSAATHLFCKNGINATGIDAIIDEAGTAKTTLYKLFGSKTNLVHAVLESEGKQWRDWFIGAIEAGGGDAQTKLVRIFPALKIWFAEERFYGCPFINAVAEHDKDAKQFRNIALKHKKVVLAHIEKLAGEMGAAEPAVLAHQLALLIDGAIVAAMVSCDPGVADTAGLAAGSLFAPAKVKKAKRAGSQAEQLVAV
- a CDS encoding SDR family oxidoreductase, whose product is MARELEGKVAAVTGSASGIGLASSEAMLKAGARVVMVDRDAAALQALRDKHGDAVIPLVIDLLDPKDCATLLPKILERAGQLDILHANAGSYVGGDLIDADTAAIDRMLNLNVNVVMKNVHDVLPHMIARRAGDVIVTSSLAAHFPTPWEPVYASSKWAINCFVQTVRRQVFKHGIRVGSISPGPVITSLLADWPAEKLQEAKESGSLLEASEVAEVVMFMLTRPRGMTIRDVVMMPTNFDL